One segment of Sinorhizobium sp. BG8 DNA contains the following:
- the dxs gene encoding 1-deoxy-D-xylulose-5-phosphate synthase: MTQLPSTPLLDQVVFPADLKNLDDREMPQLAAELRSEMIDAVSRTGGHLGAGLGVVELTIAIHKVFNTPHDRLIFDVGHQCYPHKILTGRRDRIRTLRQEDGLSGFTRRAESEYDPFGAAHSSTSISAGLGMAVAADLSATPRNVIAVIGDGAMSAGMAYEALNNAGALDARLIVILNDNDMSIAPPTGAMSAYLARLASGRTYMGFRDLGKKLTAYLGKNVDRAITRAVEHARGYVTGGTLFEEMGFYHIGPIDGHSFDHLLPVLRNVRDNSNGPVLIHVVTQKGKGYAPAEAAADKYHGVNKFDVITGAQTKAKPNAPAYTSVFADALVQEAGFDDKIIGITAAMPSGTGLDKFAHVYPERLFDVGIAEQHAVTFAAGLAAEGYKPFAALYSTFLQRAYDQVVHDVAIQGLPVRFPIDRAGFVGADGPTHAGSFDTTYLATLPGFVVMAAADEAELKHMVRTAAAYDAGPISFRYPRGEGVGVELPERGQILEIGKGRVVKQGSKVALLSFGTRLSECLLAAEELDAAGLSTTVADARFAKPLDHDLIRQLARHHEVIVTIEEGAVGGFASHVLQFLALEGLLDNGLKVRPLVLPDVWMEQAKPETMYAKAGLDRAGIVETVFKALGQKAIGVGVAG, encoded by the coding sequence GTGACACAACTGCCATCCACCCCCTTGCTCGACCAGGTGGTTTTCCCTGCCGATTTGAAGAATCTGGACGATCGCGAGATGCCGCAGCTCGCCGCTGAACTGCGCTCGGAGATGATCGATGCGGTTTCGCGGACCGGCGGGCATCTCGGCGCCGGGCTCGGAGTCGTGGAACTGACGATCGCCATCCACAAGGTTTTCAATACGCCGCACGACCGGCTGATCTTCGACGTGGGGCACCAGTGCTACCCGCACAAGATCCTGACGGGACGGCGCGACCGCATCCGCACGCTGCGCCAGGAAGATGGCCTTTCCGGCTTCACCCGGCGTGCCGAGAGCGAGTACGACCCGTTCGGCGCCGCCCACTCTTCAACCTCGATCTCCGCCGGTCTCGGAATGGCAGTGGCCGCCGATCTTTCGGCCACGCCGCGTAACGTCATCGCCGTCATCGGTGACGGGGCGATGTCTGCCGGCATGGCCTACGAGGCACTGAACAATGCAGGCGCACTCGACGCGCGGCTGATCGTCATCCTCAATGACAATGACATGTCGATCGCTCCCCCGACGGGCGCCATGAGCGCCTATCTGGCGCGGCTCGCCTCCGGCCGGACCTACATGGGCTTCCGCGACCTCGGAAAGAAGCTGACTGCCTATCTCGGCAAGAACGTCGACCGCGCGATCACCCGTGCCGTAGAGCATGCCCGCGGCTACGTGACCGGCGGCACGCTGTTCGAAGAGATGGGCTTCTATCATATCGGCCCGATCGACGGTCATTCCTTCGACCATCTGCTTCCGGTGCTGCGCAACGTGCGGGACAATTCCAACGGTCCCGTGCTGATCCATGTGGTGACGCAGAAGGGCAAGGGATACGCGCCCGCGGAGGCCGCTGCCGACAAATATCACGGCGTCAACAAGTTCGACGTCATCACGGGAGCCCAGACCAAGGCCAAGCCCAACGCGCCGGCCTACACCTCGGTCTTCGCAGACGCGCTGGTCCAGGAAGCGGGTTTCGACGACAAGATCATCGGCATCACTGCCGCCATGCCGTCCGGCACGGGCCTCGACAAGTTCGCGCACGTCTATCCCGAGCGCCTCTTCGACGTCGGGATCGCCGAGCAGCACGCCGTGACCTTCGCAGCCGGGCTTGCCGCCGAGGGCTACAAGCCGTTCGCTGCGCTCTATTCCACATTCCTGCAGCGCGCCTACGACCAGGTTGTGCACGACGTGGCGATCCAGGGACTACCGGTACGCTTCCCGATCGATCGCGCGGGCTTCGTGGGTGCGGATGGGCCGACCCACGCCGGGTCGTTCGACACGACCTACCTCGCCACGCTTCCCGGCTTCGTGGTGATGGCTGCCGCCGACGAGGCGGAGCTCAAGCACATGGTTCGTACCGCCGCCGCGTACGATGCGGGCCCGATCTCCTTCCGCTACCCGCGTGGCGAAGGCGTCGGTGTCGAACTGCCCGAGCGCGGGCAGATCCTGGAGATCGGCAAGGGCCGTGTGGTGAAGCAGGGCTCCAAGGTGGCGCTGCTTTCCTTCGGCACGCGCCTTTCCGAGTGTCTGCTGGCTGCAGAGGAACTCGACGCTGCAGGACTGTCCACGACCGTCGCGGATGCACGGTTCGCCAAGCCGCTCGACCATGACCTCATCCGCCAGCTTGCGCGCCATCACGAGGTGATCGTGACGATCGAGGAAGGCGCCGTCGGCGGCTTCGCGAGCCACGTACTGCAGTTCCTCGCTCTCGAGGGCCTGCTCGACAATGGCCTGAAGGTTCGCCCGCTCGTTCTGCCCGACGTATGGATGGAGCAGGCGAAGCCGGAGACCATGTATGCCAAGGCGGGCCTAGACCGCGCGGGCATCGTGGAGACGGTGTTCAAGGCGCTGGGCCAGAAGGCGATTGGCGTGGGCGTGGCGGGCTGA
- a CDS encoding pirin family protein, with protein MSFFPGKDPEAGDSAACDALEHLIIPRTTDLGGFEVRRALPTAKRRLVGPFIFFDRMGPALLKAGDAIDVRPHPHIGLSTVTYLFDGEIKHRDSLGTEMVIRPGDVNLMTAGRGIVHSERSPENLRGTPLSISGLQTWLALPDGHEEIDPVFDHTTVDELASFSADGVEGRVVIGSYEGYRSPVKVLTDTLYTDLRLAPGASAPLAAQWEERAVYILSGELIVAGDRFEADRLLVFRPGDAIRLEAGEQGCHVMLFGGAALGSKRHIWWNFVSSSKERIEQAKEEWRTGRFDIVPGDEEEFIPLPST; from the coding sequence ATGAGCTTCTTTCCCGGAAAAGACCCCGAGGCCGGCGACTCCGCCGCCTGCGATGCACTCGAGCACCTGATCATTCCGCGTACCACCGATCTCGGAGGTTTCGAGGTGCGCCGCGCGCTTCCCACCGCCAAGCGCCGGCTCGTCGGACCGTTCATCTTTTTCGACCGCATGGGACCCGCCCTGCTCAAGGCCGGGGACGCGATCGACGTGCGGCCGCATCCGCATATCGGGCTTTCGACCGTCACCTATCTCTTCGACGGCGAGATCAAGCATCGAGACAGCCTTGGCACCGAAATGGTCATTCGTCCCGGCGACGTGAACCTGATGACGGCCGGGCGCGGCATCGTCCACTCCGAACGCTCGCCGGAAAATCTTCGCGGCACGCCGTTGTCGATCTCCGGATTGCAGACCTGGCTGGCGCTGCCCGACGGCCACGAGGAGATCGATCCGGTCTTCGACCATACCACCGTCGACGAACTGGCGAGCTTCTCGGCGGACGGTGTGGAGGGCCGCGTCGTCATCGGCAGCTACGAGGGATACCGCTCGCCGGTGAAGGTTCTGACCGACACGCTCTATACCGATCTGCGGCTCGCACCCGGTGCGTCCGCGCCGCTTGCGGCCCAGTGGGAGGAGCGTGCCGTCTACATTCTCTCGGGCGAGCTGATCGTTGCAGGCGACCGTTTCGAGGCCGACCGCCTGCTCGTGTTCAGGCCGGGCGACGCAATCCGCCTGGAGGCCGGCGAACAGGGCTGTCATGTCATGCTCTTCGGCGGCGCCGCGCTCGGATCCAAGCGCCATATCTGGTGGAATTTCGTTTCCTCTTCCAAGGAGCGCATAGAGCAGGCCAAGGAGGAGTGGCGCACCGGGCGGTTCGATATCGTGCCGGGCGACGAAGAGGAGTTCATCCCGCTTCCGTCGACCTGA
- a CDS encoding exodeoxyribonuclease VII small subunit, with product MTDATAAPDVSALSFEQAVDELEKIVAALERGDVPLDKSIEIYERGEALKKHCETLLGAAENRIEKIRLDRAGKPQGTEPLDGA from the coding sequence ATGACCGACGCCACCGCCGCCCCCGACGTATCCGCCCTCTCCTTCGAACAGGCTGTCGACGAACTCGAGAAGATCGTTGCCGCGCTCGAACGCGGCGATGTGCCACTCGACAAGTCCATTGAAATCTACGAACGCGGCGAAGCGCTCAAGAAGCATTGCGAGACGCTTCTCGGCGCGGCTGAAAACCGCATCGAGAAGATCCGCCTTGACCGCGCGGGCAAGCCGCAAGGAACCGAGCCGCTCGACGGGGCCTGA
- a CDS encoding histone deacetylase family protein, which produces MTTILYENPIFLEHRTPEGHPERPDRLKALNLALEHERFSPLKRIEAKRGDEDRILLAHPEEHLNAILREIPDEGINQFEADTYASPASFEAALTGVGAATAAIDDVFAGRADNVFVAARPPGHHAEKNRPMGFCFFNNAAIAARHAQKAHGAERVAIIDWDVHHGNGTQDIFWDDPSVLFCSTHQMPLYPGTGAKTETGVGNIFNAPLSPNDGSDHFREAFKSRVIPAVTNFRPDLIIISAGFDAHHRDPLAQINLVADDFDWATGRILELADRSASNRVVSLLEGGYDLQGLAESAATHIYRLMRG; this is translated from the coding sequence ATGACCACGATCCTCTACGAGAACCCGATCTTCCTGGAGCACCGGACACCCGAGGGGCATCCTGAGCGGCCGGACAGGCTGAAGGCGCTGAACCTTGCGCTCGAACACGAGCGCTTCTCGCCGCTCAAGCGCATCGAGGCGAAACGGGGCGACGAGGATCGCATCCTGCTTGCCCATCCCGAAGAGCATCTGAACGCGATCCTGCGCGAGATCCCTGATGAGGGGATCAACCAGTTCGAGGCCGACACGTATGCGAGCCCGGCGAGCTTCGAAGCCGCGCTGACAGGGGTCGGTGCCGCGACCGCGGCAATCGACGACGTCTTTGCGGGGCGAGCCGACAATGTCTTCGTCGCCGCCCGGCCGCCGGGGCATCACGCGGAGAAGAACAGGCCCATGGGCTTCTGCTTCTTCAACAATGCCGCAATCGCTGCAAGGCACGCCCAGAAGGCTCACGGCGCCGAACGCGTCGCAATCATCGACTGGGACGTCCACCACGGCAACGGCACGCAGGATATCTTCTGGGACGATCCGTCGGTGCTGTTCTGCTCGACCCACCAGATGCCGCTCTATCCAGGCACCGGGGCGAAGACCGAAACTGGCGTCGGAAACATCTTCAACGCACCGCTCTCGCCAAATGACGGGAGCGACCATTTCCGCGAGGCGTTCAAGTCGCGCGTGATCCCCGCCGTGACAAACTTCCGGCCGGACCTCATCATCATCTCCGCCGGTTTCGATGCGCACCACCGCGACCCGTTGGCACAAATCAACCTCGTTGCGGATGATTTCGACTGGGCGACCGGTAGAATTCTCGAGCTTGCGGACCGGTCCGCATCCAATAGGGTCGTCAGCCTGCTTGAAGGCGGCTATGACCTGCAGGGGCTCGCCGAATCGGCCGCCACCCATATCTATCGCCTGATGAGAGGCTGA
- a CDS encoding energy-coupling factor transporter transmembrane protein EcfT — protein MIDSLEIEGDTLFHRMTVRRKLGILFAAGVLLFLTSNLWLLAPVCAVSALLYFTVGLPFAEAVRRVRFVLLTVIMLAAANYIFHSHQEALAVLFRLSCLVFLAAAVTATTGISAFMDEITRLLRPLERTGLVRAADVSLAVGLVIRFVPEIFATYEDIRDAHRARGLPLRPLTLVVPLIILTLKDADTIAMAIDARGFRRQEN, from the coding sequence ATGATCGACAGTCTCGAGATCGAGGGAGACACGCTCTTCCACCGGATGACAGTACGCCGGAAGCTCGGGATCCTGTTTGCCGCCGGCGTGCTTCTGTTCCTGACGTCGAACCTCTGGCTGCTGGCACCGGTCTGCGCCGTATCCGCCCTCCTCTACTTCACTGTAGGCCTGCCTTTCGCGGAGGCAGTGCGACGGGTGCGCTTCGTGCTCCTGACCGTGATCATGCTTGCCGCGGCAAACTACATATTCCATTCGCATCAGGAAGCGCTGGCGGTACTCTTTCGCCTCTCATGCCTGGTGTTCCTCGCCGCAGCGGTGACCGCGACGACCGGCATTTCTGCCTTCATGGACGAGATAACGCGGCTGCTCCGGCCCCTGGAACGCACCGGACTGGTGCGGGCCGCGGATGTAAGCCTCGCTGTCGGCCTCGTCATCCGCTTCGTCCCGGAGATCTTCGCAACGTACGAGGACATCCGCGATGCCCACAGGGCGCGCGGATTACCCCTCAGGCCACTCACACTGGTGGTTCCCCTGATCATCCTGACACTGAAGGATGCCGACACGATTGCCATGGCGATTGACGCACGGGGCTTTCGGCGGCAAGAAAACTGA
- a CDS encoding ABC transporter ATP-binding protein: MNIVFAAASVSFAGRPALHPLTLSLSERRIGVIGLNGSGKTTFARLINGLVQPTEGNVTVGGLDTVADSEAARGRVGFIFQNPQHQMILPVLAEDIAFGLKNRGLAKDDIAARTQGVLARFRIEHLGKRRVHELSGGETQLGAIASVLVTEPDVLILDEPTNQLDLRNRALIERTISELHEQAIVITHDLALLSGYDRVLLFHEGRLAADASPDEAIARYREIAA; the protein is encoded by the coding sequence TTGAACATCGTTTTCGCTGCCGCATCGGTCAGTTTTGCGGGGCGCCCTGCCCTTCATCCCCTGACGCTCAGCCTTTCCGAAAGGCGGATCGGCGTCATCGGCCTCAACGGATCCGGCAAGACGACCTTTGCGCGCCTGATCAACGGGCTGGTGCAGCCGACGGAGGGCAATGTCACCGTCGGGGGGCTGGACACGGTTGCCGACAGCGAGGCCGCACGCGGCCGCGTCGGGTTCATCTTCCAGAACCCGCAGCACCAGATGATCCTGCCAGTGCTTGCGGAAGACATCGCCTTCGGCCTCAAGAACCGCGGCCTCGCGAAGGACGACATCGCCGCGCGCACGCAAGGCGTGCTGGCGCGGTTTCGCATCGAGCATCTCGGTAAGCGGCGGGTTCACGAACTGTCCGGAGGGGAAACGCAGCTCGGCGCGATCGCCAGCGTCCTGGTGACCGAACCGGATGTGCTGATCCTCGACGAGCCGACCAACCAGCTGGACCTGCGCAACCGAGCCCTGATCGAGCGTACCATCAGCGAGCTTCACGAACAGGCGATCGTGATCACCCACGACCTCGCTTTGCTCTCGGGATACGATCGTGTGCTTCTCTTCCACGAGGGCCGTCTGGCGGCAGATGCTTCACCCGACGAAGCGATCGCCAGATACCGGGAGATCGCCGCATGA
- a CDS encoding sulfotransferase domain-containing protein: MADQASTNPAGARGADTRTGLRLVMHIGPHKTGTTYMQSNFRHHADSLRERGWLYPKISERTATTHHDLSDDPAQLIRRRGKAYEDLKRVIERADALQLNLLLSSEGFRKFKPAHYKAILELTGDRRLHIVYTLRDPLDAYYSFWAQKAKTGGKQGLPERMKPDFANPLQSKMLNPALEIGLLLNNSGADVTILRYDELLRQNRDIFTYFLSNVLGIEGIKPYKDTANERLPIEMTEFIRMMSIDRGQPTGIKNSRRFMHIGYVMKFLFSEKEKAEILVTVRNEGSAAKRTVEVSRTTPEFLMMERRLLLKYGSFMQPPPVGRKLFSTEPSRWTYYDEKQLRQVPAVARLLEKAGRKTRKTNPALVLAHLTKRAIIRWRMLKKALGNY, from the coding sequence ATGGCAGATCAGGCATCCACCAACCCGGCAGGAGCACGAGGCGCGGACACAAGGACCGGCCTCAGGCTGGTCATGCACATCGGCCCGCACAAGACCGGGACGACCTACATGCAGTCGAATTTCCGGCACCATGCGGACAGTCTGCGTGAACGTGGATGGCTCTATCCGAAGATCAGCGAACGCACGGCGACCACGCATCACGACCTTTCCGACGACCCCGCACAGCTTATCCGACGCCGCGGAAAGGCCTACGAGGACCTCAAGCGGGTCATCGAGAGGGCGGACGCCCTGCAGCTGAACCTGCTCCTTTCCTCCGAGGGGTTCCGCAAGTTCAAGCCTGCACACTACAAGGCCATCCTGGAACTGACCGGTGACCGCCGGCTCCATATCGTCTACACCCTTCGCGATCCCCTGGACGCTTACTATTCGTTCTGGGCGCAAAAGGCGAAGACGGGCGGCAAGCAGGGTCTCCCGGAAAGGATGAAGCCGGACTTTGCCAATCCGCTTCAATCCAAGATGCTCAATCCGGCGCTCGAGATCGGCCTGCTGCTGAACAACAGCGGGGCGGATGTCACGATCCTGCGGTACGACGAGCTGCTCCGCCAGAACCGCGATATCTTCACGTACTTCCTTTCAAACGTTCTGGGAATCGAGGGTATCAAGCCCTACAAGGACACAGCCAACGAACGGCTCCCGATCGAGATGACGGAATTCATCCGCATGATGTCGATCGATCGCGGCCAACCGACCGGGATCAAGAACAGCCGCCGCTTCATGCACATCGGGTATGTGATGAAGTTCCTGTTCAGCGAAAAGGAAAAGGCGGAGATCCTCGTCACGGTCAGAAACGAGGGCTCGGCAGCGAAGCGCACGGTGGAAGTCTCTCGCACGACGCCGGAATTCCTGATGATGGAGCGGCGCCTGCTGTTGAAGTACGGCTCGTTCATGCAGCCGCCGCCGGTGGGGCGCAAGCTCTTCTCGACCGAGCCTTCACGCTGGACCTATTACGACGAAAAGCAGCTGAGGCAGGTTCCGGCGGTCGCGCGTCTTCTCGAAAAAGCGGGGCGCAAGACGCGCAAAACCAATCCGGCGCTTGTTCTGGCACATCTCACCAAACGCGCCATCATCCGCTGGCGCATGCTGAAGAAGGCGCTCGGGAACTACTGA
- a CDS encoding sulfotransferase domain-containing protein yields the protein MTAFGTDTDTHIEEQTPKPLRLVMHIGPHKTGTTYMQANFRHRRKSLRRRGWLYPSISVRSALAHHDLSDDGEHLVAREGRSYRDFMLVLEKADREGLNIILSSEGFRKWKPAHFAAVKEIIGTRELDIVYMLRDPYDSFYSWWAQQVKMGMTQSLPEWMSRHFDNPLHSRLLNPVREIRPVFETAGVNYTILLYDELRRKKIDIFEYFLSTVLGIDDLRASKPSNNIRHPIEITEFIRLLSKDSGHPSGKEHTRTKIHIGDVLKLLFNKEEKAEIVNSIRDAAAPAKRTLELERTTPEFLHIERHLIHRYKSIMSPPPEGGQLFSREPARWTYYDEAELRRNPAFVKLLKKGLRKTRPTNPALIITNLKKLIRYHRRSLKKFWRFSGPGAQSSSKG from the coding sequence ATGACGGCTTTCGGGACGGATACAGACACGCATATCGAAGAGCAGACACCGAAGCCGCTACGCCTCGTCATGCACATCGGTCCGCACAAGACAGGTACCACCTATATGCAGGCCAATTTCCGCCACAGGCGGAAGTCCCTGCGCAGGAGGGGATGGCTCTATCCGTCCATCAGCGTACGCTCGGCATTGGCGCACCATGACCTTTCCGACGACGGAGAGCATCTCGTCGCCAGAGAGGGCCGTTCCTATCGCGATTTCATGCTCGTCCTGGAAAAGGCCGACAGGGAAGGCCTGAACATTATCCTGTCGTCGGAAGGGTTCCGGAAGTGGAAGCCGGCGCACTTCGCGGCGGTGAAGGAGATCATCGGCACCCGCGAACTCGACATCGTCTACATGCTGCGCGATCCCTACGACTCCTTCTATTCCTGGTGGGCCCAGCAGGTTAAGATGGGGATGACCCAGAGCCTGCCGGAATGGATGAGCCGGCACTTCGACAATCCGCTGCATTCGAGGCTCCTCAATCCCGTCCGCGAGATCCGGCCCGTGTTTGAGACGGCAGGCGTCAACTACACGATCCTCCTTTACGACGAACTGCGCCGAAAGAAGATCGACATCTTCGAATATTTCCTGTCGACGGTGTTGGGTATCGACGATCTGCGTGCGTCGAAGCCCTCCAATAATATCCGCCATCCGATCGAGATAACGGAGTTCATCAGGCTTCTGTCGAAGGACAGCGGCCATCCCTCAGGCAAAGAACACACGCGCACGAAGATTCACATCGGCGACGTCCTGAAGTTGCTCTTCAACAAAGAGGAGAAGGCCGAGATCGTGAACTCCATTCGCGATGCCGCGGCGCCGGCCAAGCGGACCCTGGAACTCGAACGCACGACGCCGGAATTCCTGCACATCGAGCGGCACCTCATTCATCGCTACAAGTCCATCATGTCCCCGCCACCGGAAGGTGGCCAGCTCTTCTCCCGCGAACCGGCGCGCTGGACCTATTACGACGAGGCCGAACTGAGGCGGAATCCGGCTTTCGTCAAACTGCTCAAAAAAGGACTCCGCAAGACGCGACCGACCAACCCCGCTCTCATCATTACCAACCTCAAGAAACTGATCCGATACCACCGCCGGTCATTGAAAAAGTTCTGGCGTTTCTCCGGTCCGGGCGCACAGTCGTCGAGCAAGGGTTGA
- the ribB gene encoding 3,4-dihydroxy-2-butanone-4-phosphate synthase yields the protein MPYDQKRVVEAIRAFEAGEIVVVTDDDGRENEGDLIVAAVHCTPEKMAFIVRHTSGIVCTPMPREEAKRLNLNAMVAENDSAHTTAFTVSVDFKHGTTTGISADDRTLTVRNLANPNVGPTDFVRPGHIFPLVAREGGVLMRSGHTEAAVDLCRLASLPPIGVISELVNDDGTVMRGPQVASFAESHGLKQVSVADLIAYRQRKETLIEQGSSFTVDTAYGKATAYTYSLPWDPMQHLAVVFGDIRDGIDIPVRLHLENVGGDVFGAERQIDSIMKRIAAQGRGVIVYLREGSVGVGVSTTSRKGKHDREGHSEARMRESEWLEIGLGAQILKDLGISSIKLMASRERHYVGLEGFGIRITETDIG from the coding sequence ATGCCCTATGATCAGAAGAGAGTGGTCGAAGCCATCCGGGCGTTCGAAGCTGGAGAAATCGTGGTCGTGACCGACGACGACGGGCGCGAGAACGAGGGCGACCTCATCGTCGCCGCCGTCCATTGCACGCCGGAAAAGATGGCCTTCATCGTTCGCCACACGTCCGGCATCGTGTGCACGCCGATGCCGCGCGAGGAGGCCAAGCGCCTCAACCTCAACGCCATGGTGGCGGAGAACGATTCCGCCCACACGACGGCCTTCACCGTATCGGTCGACTTCAAGCACGGCACGACGACCGGCATCTCGGCCGACGACCGCACACTGACAGTGCGCAATCTCGCCAACCCGAATGTCGGGCCGACCGATTTCGTGCGTCCGGGCCACATCTTCCCCCTGGTCGCCCGCGAGGGTGGCGTGCTCATGCGCTCGGGACACACCGAAGCTGCGGTCGACCTGTGCAGGCTCGCCAGCCTTCCGCCGATCGGCGTGATCAGCGAGCTCGTCAACGACGACGGCACTGTGATGCGCGGTCCGCAGGTCGCCTCTTTCGCCGAGAGCCACGGGCTCAAGCAGGTTTCAGTGGCCGATCTCATCGCCTATCGCCAGCGCAAGGAAACGCTGATCGAGCAGGGCTCGTCCTTCACGGTCGATACGGCCTATGGCAAGGCCACGGCCTACACCTACTCGCTTCCCTGGGATCCGATGCAGCATCTCGCCGTCGTGTTCGGCGACATCCGCGACGGCATCGATATCCCGGTCCGCCTGCATCTGGAGAACGTCGGCGGCGACGTGTTCGGGGCAGAACGCCAGATCGACAGCATCATGAAACGGATCGCGGCGCAGGGTCGTGGCGTGATCGTCTACCTGCGCGAAGGGTCCGTCGGCGTCGGCGTGTCGACGACCAGCCGCAAGGGCAAACATGACCGCGAGGGCCACAGCGAAGCGCGCATGCGCGAGAGCGAATGGCTGGAGATCGGGCTTGGGGCACAGATCCTCAAGGACCTCGGCATCTCATCCATCAAGCTGATGGCGTCGCGCGAACGCCATTACGTAGGCCTCGAAGGATTCGGCATACGCATCACCGAAACGGACATCGGCTGA